From the Dama dama isolate Ldn47 chromosome 24, ASM3311817v1, whole genome shotgun sequence genome, one window contains:
- the CCDC71 gene encoding coiled-coil domain-containing protein 71 isoform X1 yields the protein MLDQRRRRRGASWVPAASPALVFGSPGRPTVPNAMSVVVQHVEEKAVHSWSRISTAGKKALEEALLVFNPMSQDLSATEAQLVAFLQGLRDDGFQPTILRSGDVYGYSSCTANPPSQTKLQARAPTPAATSPPASAPQTAMQLPAGRATLLPMPLSGRLAKASTPALAKHATTNLLLSSLKQSSAGRAQGAAVGFPTHLYPGVYPAMRLSVVLEALVPLKTPVACLGAKHKGQSLQLSLADSPLKVRKGQGKRLGSAQLKAPRKATSKGPKCLARRGPRSGPRQGTGLQSKTCKVTGSLGGPRMKDGSALGTKAAQAKAARAQAKVGQTQATATQARAKAKAVQARAKAKAARSKARAVRARAKAKAVQAKAKAKAVRAKAKVARTQPRGRGRPKGSIQGRTARRSRKSCPETVGQKRKRAEEAKNLPPRKRTRLGPRSPKVQLGPGTARLLKFRAIKVDRLASDDEVRQQAQRILRVNLSPVVRLQPLLPHSAP from the exons ATGTTGGATCAGCGAAGGCGGCGCAGAGGCGCGTCCTGGGTCCCCGCGGCGTCGCCG GCGCTGGTTTTTGGATCCCCAGGCAGACCTACAGTGCCTAATGCCATGAGCGTGGTGGTGCAGCATGTGGAGGAGAAAGCTGTGCACTCCTGGTCACGGATCTCCACGGCGGGGAAGAAGGCCCTGGAGGAAGCGCTGCTTGTCTTCAACCCCATGAGCCAGGATCTCAGTGCCACTGAGGCCCAGCTTGTGGCCTTCCTGCAGGGCCTGCGGGATGATGGCTTCCAGCCTACCATCCTGCGCAGCGGCGATGTCTATGGCTATAGTTCGTGCACAGCCAACCCCCCAAGCCAGACAAAACTTCAGGCTcgtgcccccaccccagctgccaCATCACCTCCAGCCAGTGCTCCACAAACTGCCATGCAGCTGCCTGCAGGCCGGGCCACGCTGCTCCCCATGCCACTATCTGGCAGGCTGGCCAAAGCGTCCACCCCAGCCCTCGCCAAGCATGCTACCACCAACCTGCTGCTGAGCTCCCTGAAGCAGTCAAGTGCCGGCCGTGCCCAGGGTGCGGCGGTGGGCTTTCCCACCCACCTCTATCCAGGTGTCTACCCTGCCATGCGACTCTCCGTTGTCCTTGAGGCCCTAGTTCCCCTCAAAACTCCTGTGGCCTGCTTGGGTGCCAAACACAAGGGGCAATCACTGCAGTTGTCTCTTGCGGACTCCCCCCTGAAGGTGCGGAAAGGTCAAGGGAAGAGGCTGGGGAGTGCCCAGCTCAAAGCTCCCAGGAAGGCCACAAGCAAGGGCCCCAAGTGTCTGGCTCGAAGAGGCCCCAGGTCTGGACCCCGACAAGGCACTGGGCTCCAGAGCAAGACCTGCAAAGTCACTGGGTCTCTCGGTGGCCCACGAATGAAAGATGGCAGTGCTCTGGGCACCAAAGCAGCTCAGGCCAAAGCTGCCCGTGCCCAGGCCAAGGTGGGTCAAACACAGGCCACAGCCACCCAGGCCCGGGCCAAAGCCAAGGCCGTGCAGGCCAGGGCCAAGGCTAAGGCAGCTCGGAGCAAGGCCAGGGCAGTGCGGGCCAGGGCCAAGGCCAAAGCAGTGCAGGCCAAGGCCAAGGCCAAGGCTGTGCGAGCCAAGGCCAAGGTGGCTCGGAcccagcccaggggcaggggcaggcctAAAGGGTCTATTCAGGGCAGGACTGCAAGGAGGAGCCGGAAAAGCTGCCCTGAGACTGTGGGGCAGAAGAGGAAAAGAGCTGAGGAAGCAAAGAACCTTCCTCCCCGGAAGAGAACACGGCTTGGGCCCCGATCCCCTAAGGTGCAGCTCGGACCTGGAACGGCAAGGCTGCTGAAGTTCAGGGCCATCAAGGTGGACAGACTGGCCTCAGATGACGAGGTGCGGCAGCAGGCTCAGCGGATCCTCCGTGTGAACCTTTCCCCTGTAGTACGTCTCCAGCCGTTGCTGCCACACTCCGCACCCTGA
- the CCDC71 gene encoding coiled-coil domain-containing protein 71 isoform X2, whose protein sequence is MSVVVQHVEEKAVHSWSRISTAGKKALEEALLVFNPMSQDLSATEAQLVAFLQGLRDDGFQPTILRSGDVYGYSSCTANPPSQTKLQARAPTPAATSPPASAPQTAMQLPAGRATLLPMPLSGRLAKASTPALAKHATTNLLLSSLKQSSAGRAQGAAVGFPTHLYPGVYPAMRLSVVLEALVPLKTPVACLGAKHKGQSLQLSLADSPLKVRKGQGKRLGSAQLKAPRKATSKGPKCLARRGPRSGPRQGTGLQSKTCKVTGSLGGPRMKDGSALGTKAAQAKAARAQAKVGQTQATATQARAKAKAVQARAKAKAARSKARAVRARAKAKAVQAKAKAKAVRAKAKVARTQPRGRGRPKGSIQGRTARRSRKSCPETVGQKRKRAEEAKNLPPRKRTRLGPRSPKVQLGPGTARLLKFRAIKVDRLASDDEVRQQAQRILRVNLSPVVRLQPLLPHSAP, encoded by the coding sequence ATGAGCGTGGTGGTGCAGCATGTGGAGGAGAAAGCTGTGCACTCCTGGTCACGGATCTCCACGGCGGGGAAGAAGGCCCTGGAGGAAGCGCTGCTTGTCTTCAACCCCATGAGCCAGGATCTCAGTGCCACTGAGGCCCAGCTTGTGGCCTTCCTGCAGGGCCTGCGGGATGATGGCTTCCAGCCTACCATCCTGCGCAGCGGCGATGTCTATGGCTATAGTTCGTGCACAGCCAACCCCCCAAGCCAGACAAAACTTCAGGCTcgtgcccccaccccagctgccaCATCACCTCCAGCCAGTGCTCCACAAACTGCCATGCAGCTGCCTGCAGGCCGGGCCACGCTGCTCCCCATGCCACTATCTGGCAGGCTGGCCAAAGCGTCCACCCCAGCCCTCGCCAAGCATGCTACCACCAACCTGCTGCTGAGCTCCCTGAAGCAGTCAAGTGCCGGCCGTGCCCAGGGTGCGGCGGTGGGCTTTCCCACCCACCTCTATCCAGGTGTCTACCCTGCCATGCGACTCTCCGTTGTCCTTGAGGCCCTAGTTCCCCTCAAAACTCCTGTGGCCTGCTTGGGTGCCAAACACAAGGGGCAATCACTGCAGTTGTCTCTTGCGGACTCCCCCCTGAAGGTGCGGAAAGGTCAAGGGAAGAGGCTGGGGAGTGCCCAGCTCAAAGCTCCCAGGAAGGCCACAAGCAAGGGCCCCAAGTGTCTGGCTCGAAGAGGCCCCAGGTCTGGACCCCGACAAGGCACTGGGCTCCAGAGCAAGACCTGCAAAGTCACTGGGTCTCTCGGTGGCCCACGAATGAAAGATGGCAGTGCTCTGGGCACCAAAGCAGCTCAGGCCAAAGCTGCCCGTGCCCAGGCCAAGGTGGGTCAAACACAGGCCACAGCCACCCAGGCCCGGGCCAAAGCCAAGGCCGTGCAGGCCAGGGCCAAGGCTAAGGCAGCTCGGAGCAAGGCCAGGGCAGTGCGGGCCAGGGCCAAGGCCAAAGCAGTGCAGGCCAAGGCCAAGGCCAAGGCTGTGCGAGCCAAGGCCAAGGTGGCTCGGAcccagcccaggggcaggggcaggcctAAAGGGTCTATTCAGGGCAGGACTGCAAGGAGGAGCCGGAAAAGCTGCCCTGAGACTGTGGGGCAGAAGAGGAAAAGAGCTGAGGAAGCAAAGAACCTTCCTCCCCGGAAGAGAACACGGCTTGGGCCCCGATCCCCTAAGGTGCAGCTCGGACCTGGAACGGCAAGGCTGCTGAAGTTCAGGGCCATCAAGGTGGACAGACTGGCCTCAGATGACGAGGTGCGGCAGCAGGCTCAGCGGATCCTCCGTGTGAACCTTTCCCCTGTAGTACGTCTCCAGCCGTTGCTGCCACACTCCGCACCCTGA
- the LOC133045950 gene encoding laminin subunit beta-2-like yields MPDAGSHCPGAPAGLGPLLALLLLLPPMVPAPRTSAQEVPDVMPPPSCSGGNCHPPTGNLVIGRVQSLRTSSTCGLHGPELYCVVSKLQDSENCCFCDSRDGKSHGIENVVSRSDPDGKKTWWQAESGIENVTIQLDLEGAFYLTHLVMTFKTFRPAALLLERSADHGHSWHVYRYFAHNCSGLFPGIPPAPGHRVGDLVCDQRYSDIEPATEGEVIFQVLDPTIFAENTNNTEIQELLRVTNLRVNFSKLHTLGDRPLGGLRGHPFYYYALYELVVGGSCLCHGHASECRPSPGSPPSVEGMVHGHCVCRHHTAGTHCERCQGLYQDRPWQAAEPGHPHTCQECECHGHARSCHFDMALYLASGNVSGGVCDACQHNTAGRHCELCQPFFHRDPREDPRSLHSCKPCDCDPVGALEGGLCDAYTDATRGLLSGQCRCKVHVWGQRCDSCRPGHYGLSLTQSEGCQPCRCDARGRVPGTHACDPSSGACHCKRFVSGRDCSRCLPEFWGLSGDSLGCRPCDCDFGGAYSNRCSAGQGLCLCRPHLHGRRCQELQSGYFCATLDQATAEAERGQSLQPADPRLPGAPWPAPRYCTPAPGTSSGWLGPRLWRQRDPRCALQRARQARYSHQLPRTPGKPPPLPRGAGSALGRGSDFARVVDGAGLSLPAPPVPRALDYDIILRYETQAPEVWQALVRVRAQSQPRSARCAHPLPSEQLFQATLTHGHRAVVLSRPFCFEPGTRYSVTLRLWRTKEGRRPEGGTILLDSVVLLPRVRELPGLRSVDPGAPRRLQELHEAGCLEAARVSPPRSMPEACARLACSISALLHGGGLACECHLQGSLSTECAQLGGQCPCRPNITGRTCDLCLPGTFGLGPTGCRECSCHPEGAAGAVCDPTSGQCTCRAGLAGRRCDRCLSGWWGFPRCQPCACNGHAESCHPLTGVCQDCHGATTGWHCERCLDGYYGDPTLGSGQRCQPCPCPGHPGSGLYHGTSCRVDSTNGRVLCLCAPGYAGPRCDRCSSGYFGRPWPGDDPRRSPCRPCQCNNNIDPRDPAACDPHSGHCQRCLHHSHGAGCAHCRPGFHGSALRPGGCRRCSCDPRGTSPVRCPPGAEACFCDPVSGQCPCRPHTLGRDCSRCAPLFWNLGGPRGCEPCSCHARHTLQPGCHPVTGQCTCRAGFGGRTCSRCRDGYWGDPEQECRACACDPQGSISPSCDPHTGTCRCREGISGPRCQACARGSTGSFPHCTSCPPCFTSWDQHLAPLQLHLDTVAHEVATLCQGMPGWSAGGQGGDLQALEGKLQQAQTLLESLSPTGRPLRQLTEWITGLRTERTTLAQALWVTAQVVAERESWVRGQCGRLEELSQELDCVKGLAWPRKATGTQEAKAQVSSAALLSQEALRTVQVVATLGGPDSLLGQAQEAQRWTEQLLCATGRSRGPAVLQLKLKGLVDRVQRLSPRLLQLLDKAGVGCRGQGPGLAYVPVPSGVPSCPGTLPTSQWALIASRNSSRSLDVAVITLEQCQHLLRQTQATASSTGIQAWETWHRARGSWGMATVARVQATVQTIQRFLLAEGADAVSIELVAWRGLVVPVPRDGAVGLAFLLDQIQGALPAPEAMGQELPKAEGVLHRAQQTRAGTARALHQVLDLEGVLAEAGTHARAAEQGLQVVKQRLRGLEASAQEVASHLAQVALAGDVTPVVGHLSSGSAALRTRLALTQRQAWEAEEQATHALGVAGSLGQELQVAQLGVMELQEGTESLVATVQDAGERAQRARAEARELLTLVQDSWRRLEGLERRLAQNEEALGKKVATLWALEQRAAELLDHMQLWARAYATC; encoded by the exons AT GCCTGATGCTGGCTCCCactgcccaggagccccagctgGGCTAGGCCCCCTTttagccctgctgctgctgctgccacccaTGG TCCCGGCTCCCAGAACAAGTGCCCAGGAGGTACCAGACGTGATGCCTCCACCCAGCTGCTCGGGGGGCAACTGCCACCCACCTACTGGCAATCTGGTTATTGGCCGTGTCCAGAGCCTTCGAACCTCTTCCACCTGTGGCCTCCATGGCCCTGAACTCTACTGTGTTGTCAGTAAACTACAG GACTCTGAGAATTGCTGCTTTTGCGACTCTCGGGATGGGAAAAGCCATGGCATTGAGAATGTGGTCTCCCGGAGTGACCCTGATGGCAAAAAGACCTGGTGGCAAGCAGAGAGCG GTATTGAGAATGTCACCATCCAGTTGGACCTAGAAGGTGCCTTTTACTTGACGCACCTCGTCATGACTTTCAAG ACATTCCGCCCAGCAGCTCTGCTCCTTGAGCGCTCAGCGGACCATGGCCACTCCTGGCACGTGTACCGCTACTTTGCCCACAACTGCTCAGGCCTCTTTCCTGGGatccctcctgcccctggccacagAGTTGGTGACCTCGTCTGTGACCAGCGTTACTCAGACATCGAGCCTGCCACTGAAGGAGAG GTAATTTTCCAAGTTCTGGACCCAACCATTTTTGCGGAGAACACAAACAACACGGAAATTCAGG AACTCCTGCGTGTGACTAACCTCCGTGTGAACTTCTCCAAACTTCACACACTGGGTGACAGGCCCCTGGGGGGCCTCAGGGGCCACCCCTTCTACTACTATGCTCTCTATGAGCTAGTGGTTGGAGGCAGCTGCCTGTGCCACGGCCATGCCTCTGAGTGCAGGCCCTCACCTGGGTCCCCACCCAGCGTAGAAGGCATG GTACATGGCCATTGTGTCTGCCGCCACCACACCGCTGGTACCCACTGTGAACGCTGCCAGGGCCTGTACCAGGACCGCCCGTGGCAGGCAGCAGAGCCTGGGCACCCCCACACCTGCCAGG AATGCGAGTGCCATGGGCACGCCCGCAGTTGTCACTTTGACATGGCCCTGTATCTCGCATCTGGCAACGTGAGTGGAGGTGTGTGCGATGCATGTCAACACAACACAGCCGGGCGCCACTGTGAGCTCTGCCAGCCCTTCTTCCACCGGGACCCCCGGGAGGACCCCCGTTCCCTTCACTCCTGCAAAC CCTGTGACTGTGACCCTGTGGGTGCCCTGGAAGGGGGTTTGTGTGATGCCTACACAGACGCCACCCGGGGCCTCCTCTCTGGGCAGTGTCGCTGCAAAGTTCACGTCTGGGGCCAGCGCTGTGATTCCTGCCGGCCAGGTCACTATGGCCTGAGCCTCACCCAGTCAGAAGGCTGCCAGC CCTGCAGGTGCGACGCCCGGGGCCGCGTCCCCGGCACTCATGCCTGTGATCCATCCAGCGGTGCCTGTCACTGCAAACGCTTTGTCTCTGGACGGGACTGCAGCCGCTGTCTG CCTGAGTTCTGGGGTCTGAGCGGTGACTCTCTAGGCTGTCGGCCCTGCGACTGTGACTTTGGGGGTGCCTACAGCAACAG GTGTTCGGCAGGGCAGGGCCTCTGCCTCTGCCGCCCCCACCTGCACGGCCGCCGCTGCCAGGAACTCCAGTCTGGGTACTTCTGCGCCACCCTCGACCAGGCCACTGCCGAAGCAGAGCGTGGCCAGAGCCTCCAGCCTGCTGACCCCCggctgcct GGAGCCCCCTGGCCTGCTCCCCGCTACTGTACACCAGCCCCAGGGACCTCCTCTGGGTGGCTCGGGCCCCGACTGTGGAGACAGCGTGACCCTCGCTGTGCCCTCCAACGTGCCAGGCAAGCCCGGTACAGCCACCAGCTGCCCAGG accccagggaagcccccgcccCTGCCTCGGGGAGCTGGCTCTGCACTGGGGAGGGGCTCAGACTTCGCACGTGTGGTGGACGGGGCTGGCCTCTCTCTGCCGGCACCCCCAGTGCCTCGCGCCCTGGACTATGACATCATCCTCCGCTATGAGACCCAG GCACCTGAAGTGTGGCAGGCGTTAGTCCGGGTCCGTGCCCAGTCGCAGCCCCGCAGTGCCCGCTGTGCCCATCCGCTGCCCTCAGAGCAGCTGTTCCAGGCAACCTTGACCCATGGGCACAG AGCCGTGGTTCTTTCCAGACCATTCTGCTTTGAACCCGGAACACGCTACTCCGTGACCCTGCGGCTGTGGCGGACCAAGGAGGGGCGGAGACCCGAGGGGGGCACGATCCTCCTGGATTCA GTCGTTCTTCTGCCACGAGTTAGAGAGTTGCCTGGACTGAGGTCTGTAGACCCTGGGGCCCCGCGGCGCTTGCAGGAGCTTCACGAGGCGGGCTGCCTGGAGGCAGCGAGGGTGAGCCCACCCCGAAGCATGCCTGAGGCCTGCGCCCGACTCGCCTGCAGCATCTCAGCCCTGCTCCATGGAGGTGGCCTCG CATGTGAGTGCCACCTGCAGGGGTCACTGAGCACCGAGTGTGCCCAGCTGGGGGGGCAGTGCCCCTGCCGCCCTAACATCACGGGTCGCACCTGTGACCTCTGCCTGCCTGGGACATTTGGCCTCGGGCCCACCGGCTGCCGTG AGTGCAGCTGCCACCCCGAGGGGGCTGCCGGAGCCGTCTGTGACCCTACGAGCGGGCAGTGCACATGTCGGGCGGGCCTCGCTGGTCGCCGCTGTGACCGCTGCCTCTCTGGCTGGTGGGGCTTCCCACGCTGCCAGCCCTGTGCCTGCAATGGACACGCCGAGTCGTGCCACCCGCTCACAGGCGTCTGCCAGGACTGCCACGGAGCCACCACGGGCTGGCACTGTGAGAG GTGCTTGGACGGCTACTATGGAGACCCCACCCTGGGCTCAGGCCAGCGGTGCCAGCCCTGCCCCTGTCCTGGGCACCCTGGCTCAGGCCTCTATCATGGGACGTCCTGCCGTGTGGATAGCACCAATGGACGTGTCCTGTGCCTCTGTGCGCCTGGCTATGCAG GCCCCCGCTGTGACCGCTGCTCCTCCGGCTACTTCGGGCGCCCCTGGCCTGGAGATGACCCCAGAAGGAGTCCGTGCCGGCCCTGCCAGTGCAACAACAATATTGATCCCCGTGACCCAGCTGCCTGCGACCCTCACAGTGGACATTGCCAGCGCTGTCTGCACCACAGCCACGGCGCTGGCTGTGCCCACTGCCGGCCTGGCTTCCACGGCAGTGCCCTGCGCCCAGGGGGCTGCCGGC GCTGCAGCTGTGACCCCCGAGGCACCAGCCCTGTGAGGTGCCCCCCTGGGGCTGAAGCCTGCTTCTGTGACCCGGTCAGCGGGCAGTGCCCCTGCCGCCCCCACACACTGGGCCGGGACTGTAGCCGCTGTGCCCCCCTCTTCTGGAACCTCGGGGGGCCCCGGGGCTGTGAGCCCTGCAGCTGCCACGCCCGACACACTTTGCAGCCGGGGTGTCACCCA GTCACGGGTCAGTGCACCTGCCGGGCAGGATTTGGGGGCCGCACGTGCTCCCGGTGTCGGGATGGGTACTGGGGTGACCCGGAGCAGGAGTGCAGAG CCTGTGCCTGTGACCCCCAGGGCTCCATCTCGCCCAGCTGTGACCCACACACAGGCACCTGCCGCTGCCGAGAGGGCATCTCAGGGCCGAGGTGCCAGGCGTGTGCCCGTGGCTCCACAGGCAGCTTCCCACACTGCACGTCCTGCCCTCCCTGCTTCACCTCCTGGGACCAACACCTGGCTCCCCTCCAGCTGCATCTGGACACTGTGGCCCATGAGGTGGCCACCCTGTGCCAGGGCATGCCTGGCTGGAGTGCTGGTGGCCAGGGAGGAGACCTGCAGGCCCTGGAGGGTAAACTCCAGCAGGCCCAGACACTCCTGGAATCACTTTCCCCCACCGGAAGGCCCCTGCGACAACTTACAGAGTGGATCACCGGACTGAG GACAGAAAGAACCACGTTGGCCCAGGCACTGTGGGTCACAGCACAGGTTGTGGCAGAGAGAGAGTCATGGGTTAGGGGACAGTGTGGACGTCTGGAAGAATTATCCCAGGAGTTAGACTGTGTCAAGGGCCTGGCCTGGCCCAGGAAGGCCACGGGAACCCAAG AGGCCAAGGCTCAGGTCTCCTCAGCTGCCCTGCTTTCTCAAGAGGCCCTGCGTACAGTCCAGGTCGTGGCCACACTTGGAGGACCAGACAGCCTCCTGGGACAGGCCCAGGAGGCCCAGCGGTGGACAGAGCAGCTGCTGTGCGCAACGGGCCGGTCCAGAGGGCCAGCGGTGTTGCAACTGAAATTGAAGGGGCTCGTCGACAGGGTCCAGAGGCTGAGTCCTCGGCTTCTGCAACTGCTAGACAAAGCTGGAGTG GGATGCAGGGGTCAGGGACCTGGGCTGGCCTATGTTCCTGTGCCCTCTGGTGTTCCCTCTTGCCCTGGGACCCTGCCTACCTCCCAGTGGGCGCTCATTGCCTCCCGTAACTCCTCCCGTAGCCTGGACGTAGCAGTCATCACCTTGGAGCAGTGCCAGCATCTG CTACGGCAGACCCAGGCTACTGCAAGCTCCACGGGAATCCAGGCCTGGGAGACGTGGCATCGTGCAAGGGGGTCCTGGGGCATGGCCACCGTGGCTCGTGTGCAAGCAACTGTGCAGACCATCCAGCGTTTCCTCTTGG CTGAAGGTGCGGACGCTGTGAGCATAGAGCTGGTGGCATGGCGTGGGCTGGTGGTGCCCGTCCCCCGAGACGGGGCAGTGGGCCTTGCCTTCCTGCTGGATCAGATCCAGGGTGCCCTCCCTGCACCAGAGGCCATGGGTCAGGAGCTGCCCAAAGCTGAAGGTGTCCTCCATCGGGCACAGCAGACCAG GGCGGGTACAGCCAGGGCTCTTCATCAAGTGCTGGATTTGGAGGGAGTGCTGGCTGAGGCGGGAACTCATGCAAGGGCTGCAGAGCAAGGACTGCAGGTGGTGAAACAGAGACTTCGGGGTCTGGAGGCCAGTGCACAGGAG GTGGCCAGCCACCTGGCCCAGGTTGCACTGGCAGGGGATGTGACCCCAGTGGTGGGACATCTGTCCAGTGGATCTGCGGCTCTCAGGACCCGTTTGGCCCTGACTCAGCGGCAGGCCTGGGAGGCAGAAGAGCAAGCCACGCATGCCCTGGGTGTGGCCGGGAGCCTGGGCCAG GAGCTGCAGGTGGCCCAGCTGGGTGTGATGGAGTTGCAGGAGGGCACAGAGAGCCTTGTGGCCACGGTGCAGGATGCCGGAGAGCGGGCACAGCGGGCACGAGCTGAGGCCCGAGAGCTGCTGACGCTGGTACAGGACAGCTGGAGAAGACTGGAGG GGTTGGAACGCCGCCTGGCTCAGAACGAGGAGGCACTGGGCAAGAAAGTGGCCACCCTGTGGGCCCTGGAGCAGCGGGCAGCAGAGCTACTGGATCACATGCAGCTGTGGGCCAGGGCATATGCCACCTGCTGA